Genomic segment of Bos indicus x Bos taurus breed Angus x Brahman F1 hybrid chromosome 27, Bos_hybrid_MaternalHap_v2.0, whole genome shotgun sequence:
GGGAATCACATCTTTCTAGCACGAGGAACGTCTTTTCAGAATTTTAGTCTCGGTTCCATGAGAGAGGCTCCAGTTTTGGGGGACAgttcttggaaaaagaaaaagagactctCATGTGCAGTTCACTCAGCTTTGTCACCAACCGGCTCTGTGACTCTTGGGAACACACCAAGGGCCTTTGTCTCTTAATCCATAAAAAGAGCTCCCAGATAGCCCTTCCAGCGTGAACACTGATGGTTTTCCGACCACACCATCGTCTGGAATGCTCTTGTTCCTGTGATCCTCACAAAGAATGCAAAGTGTACATGGCACTTCTTACAAGTTTATATTTAGaagcattttaaaagcaaacatgtTGGCCAACTCTAAGAAGTACTCAGGGCACTGCCAGAGCCCCTGGTTACCTTATTCCTGCTAAAAATACTCAGAACCCCTTCAGTAGAGCAGTTGACAGGGGGCGGCAGGGTCAAGGCCAGGCGCCAGGCTTACCCACTACTGATACCCTGGCAGTACCAGTTTCCACGGCTCCTAGAGGACTCACCTAAAACATGACTGTCTCATACAGGGTTGAGTAGAAATAGTGCCTAGATgacctccctggtggcacaatgggtaagaacccgcctaccaatgcaggggacacaggtttgatccctggtccgggaagatgccactgagcaactaagttcATGTttcccaactactgaagcctgcttgcCTGGGGCCCAGTCTCCACaaaagaagtcactgcagtgagaagcccgtattctgcaactagagagtagccccggaTCACTGcgattagagaaagcccacaggcagcaacGTGGACCCTGCATCCGGTACAGCCGAAactgaaggtaaaaaaaaaaaaagaaacagtaccTAGAAATGGCCTTGCCCATGAGCAACAAATATTCCATTGAATTATTCACAGAGCTGGATATTTGCTATTCTGGGGATGTTGCTCTAGAAAActggtttggctttttttttttctttccttgtttctttttactCTAGATATCTCCTGAATGTCCATCTCACAAATGAGAATTATGTAATGATTATGAAAACCACATTGTATCTCAAGTCGACATTCATAAAAACAagtgttcttttttccccttatttctgGAAAGCCAAAACGTGGGCAGTGTTTGCCAGGCTTGAGAAAGACGGTTACACTTGTAGCTTGCTTTGGGCACTTATTGACCAGGAGCTAAGACTGAAAATACTCTTTCTACGGCAGAAACACCACTGCCTTTCCCCTGTAGCTGAGACTGATTGGCAGGAAACATCTGGCAGCAGTTGACCTCGCCTGCATCCCATCTTCTGAACTTTGAAATAAAACATCTCTGAACTCTTACTTAGGGTGAATGTCCTGCACCCCTTGGAGGCAGGGCCCCACTAGGAGCTGTGTGGTTTGCTGGTTGCAAAGTCTGTCTGATTAAACAGTTCCAAGTTATGATAGCTGCTTATTAGTTTTCCCACTGTTGCATACATTAAACCAAAAATACTCTTCAAGAGCAAGTGAGAGGGTAGGAAGAGATCTACCCTGAGATCATTAAAAACGATTTATAACAACTCAGGCCCCTGTTCCTCTTCCCTGGCAATCACTTTCTTAGTTGTAATCAGCCTTGGCTGCTTTAACAGCTTAAAAAGCAATTACTCCTTTCTCTGCATCTTCCAGCTTTTCAGCTTAGCCACTGATTGTGTCCTAGCCCTTTTGGAAACTGGCTTTCTATATGTGGAAACACACTGATTGAAAATGTTCCTCCCCAACCTCTGACTGTAAGAGAGTCAGTTTTAAAATAGGACACTTTCCATTTTGGGTTTTCTACCTTTATTACATTTTTGCATTTGAGATCCAAACAAACCACTCTCTTATACTACACACAAGGCATCCATTCTTGTGATTTTTAAAGTGCATTTCCCCTTTTTgtacaaaaatatgtattaaaaaaaaaacctgtggaaCTTTCTCGACAAGGCACTTTTAGGCATGAAAATGAAGTTGAGTCTCCGGTTCTACATTCACATAGAAGTAAGAGCAGACTGCCACCACCACAGCTGTGTTCTTGGAGTCCTCACAGGTCCAGCCGACTTTAGAAACTGATAAACAAGACTAAAAGCATCCACAGCTTTACAACTTGCGCTCCAATGCTTTACAACCCTAACAAGGAAAAGCTGCCCGTCCGCACGGCTGTCTGTCCCTCCCCGTTCAGATGTGTCCCACTTCAGGAAGTGAAGATACACTGGCAAAGTGTCTTCAGATGACCTGAGAGATCCCACTGTAAGTATAACATCTTAGCCCCAATGTCCGTGGTCATTTCAGGAAAGACGAGGACGTCAGGACCTCCCAGGGCAGAAGCCATGGTGCTTTCTCTAGCAAATCACATCCTGTCGAGGGCTTTGACGGAAGGATACTGAAGTTTTCACTCACTGTCCATTAAGAGGGAAACCCTAGCCCACGGCTCTTCTGAAAAGTGAGCCAATACTTTTGGGGGGtttgtacacatatgtatatatagacagAAGTCATTTAGTATCCCAGTGACTACAAGTaatgcttgtttttaaaaatgtcaaataataAGCAAAGATCAAAACCCCAAAACATTCTTTTAGCAGTTTAAAATTTACATCTTTAGAAAAAACATTGAAAGAATAATGTTTTGCCACCGTTCAATCTTAGAAAATACACTCTACCCTGACTCTGAAATCATTTTAATCTCTGGAGAACTACGTAACTTCACTGTTTTTCACCTGTAACAAGAAcacttgaagaaaaaaacaaacagtctTGCCCAAATGCTGCCATCTTCCAAGAAACACTGAAAGCTTATTGTATAAAATCTATCTTTAGAGCACCTAGTTTATTTATTGCACCTAATTTGCAAACGCTCCCCAGGACATATGGGGGAATAAATGTGAAACAGAAATGAAGCTGCCTCCCCGCCCCTGGACAGCTGCACCACTGGCAGAAGGCTGGTCCTTTGGGGGGGCGGTGGCGGGGGCGAGTTGGGAAGGGGCCACTTGTCATTATAACCAAGAGAGTCAGACCTACAGGTCAGGCTACAGTCATGTCTCCAGATAAGAAACCTGTCCCTTTCTGAAGTGTGTGGACATATTACTGCTGGTGAGTTAGGAACCGAGGAGAGAGCCCCTGGGAGCAGGTCCTGAGGCCAGCTGTTGGTATCCTGGGAGAGAACTGGCCCCAAAGCAGACAGCATgcgtgtgctaaatcacttcagtagtgtccaactttttatgactctatggacggcagcccgccaagctcctctgtctgtgggattctccaggcaagaacactggagtgggttgccatgatctcctccagtgaatcttcccaacccagggctcaaacttgTCTTAAgttttctgcattagcaggtgggttcctcaccactagcaccatgtgggaagcccaaaaggagaCTGACTGGTGAAGAGGAGATAGTGCTCTTCAGAGGCCAAAACCTCACTGCCTGACAGTGCTGCTGCGGAGCCAGGGCAGGCACTTGCTTTAGTCAGAGAAGGGTCTTTCTTTGCCAGCAGGTAAGGACTTGCCCGGTGGGGTGAGCAACCCAGGTGCACTGGTGAGGGGGTTTGCAACCAGTGCCCCAGCACAAAAGCTGGGGTGAGCTGGGAGGAAAGAAGGGTAGGGGGAGGGTTTGTGGTTGTTTTGAAAGAGATACTTATCACTGAATTACCATATTTCAAATTTTGACACGGGAATGCCTTCAGATCACAATGACTGAAAACCATACAGAAGTCACTTGGGGCATTTTTCTTACTAACAGAGAACGATCTAGTCATAAGGAAATGACAGCACACTTTGTACCTTTCATAAACTACAGGAGGGAGGGGACttcttaaagcaaaataaattcatGACCCGTATAAAATTAGGTTTGCTTCCAAATGGTGTAGATTTACACTCTTGTATAACAATTCTGATCACCAGATTTATAATATAGAGAATCTTGTCTGTGTACTGGATGTAAGACATGCTTACATAAAACCTAGTTCTGCCCAATGTcagcataagaaaaaaatgtgattgtCCCTTAAATTTTATTAGCATGTAATCCCCCAGCATTGGCCACGGGGGAGAGACATAAAAAATTAAGCACTACGTTGCAGACTAATCACAGCCGGTTTCAGGGATAAGAACTCTATGGAACACCACTtaagagcattttaaaaaatcaaaacattttaaagttcaaaaagaaaagaaaaaaaaaaaacaaacccaaccaCAAAACTCTAGGAGCCAAGACACTCGAGATCTGCTCAATGCTGATTTACAAAAGCCACAGAAACCAGGAGGTCTCTTCCAACTGATCTGGAGAATGCAAGCAAAAGAAGGCTCTTTGCGTGCAGAGTCCAAGGTCTGTGTCCCCAGATCTAGGGAGTGGGGTATCCCGTCTCCTGCCTCCCCTTAGGAAGACCTCGCTTTAGTAAGATCAGGCAGAAGAAAAACGAGGCGGTCCTTTAATTaagttctgaaaataaaaacaaaacccaaaccttctacaaatacacatataaaagtactttttaaacaCTCCCAAGTACCAATGAATCTTGCCCAAGAAAAATCACAGGATTTGGGGATCCATTGGATGAGGAAAGTCCCAGGAATCTCACAACAGTGTGAACCAACAGACTTTTAATGTTTTAGTCCAATGTGGTTAAGAACAATGAGTCTATGATACTTCAGAGTTGGCAAACAGTAAAAATCAAATCTGAGAACTTGATGAGGTTTTTCTCCCCATCCCTTTCCACACCCACACACCATAAATAAGAACTACCAAATCAAAGTCCGTGGGGGCTGGTAAAGTGTTGTTTACAATGTGGATGTTGTAAATCAGAGTCAAAATACAACCAAATGTTTTCTGGAGGTGTGGAGGATATATTGAATCTGCAAATCCAAACGTCCCAAACATGGTGTAAATGATGACTCTCCAGGAAAAGAGATTCTAAAATCCTTTTGTGAAGAAAGAGACACGGGCAAGCCAGCTGAGCAAGTTACAACAAGTCTTGTAACCAAGCTGTCCGGTGACTCAGGGTAAGAGCGAGGGCTTAGAAAGCTCCCCCAAAGCCAAGAGGAGAAGCTAAGCGTCCCATTCATGCCTGTCCTGCTGGCATCAGCCTAGTGCACCATTGGTGACACCGCCCAGGAGCCAGCTGACTTCCCATTGCTGGTGTGTTGTTCTCTGCTGGGCTGTCAAAACAGGGTCAGAAAGAGGAAATGCCCGTCTCCATCACAAGTTGATCGGCCTGCATCATCTTTTCCTGAACAGCAGCTGAACTGTGGAAGAAAACCAAGTGCACAAAAAATGCAGAGATAAAGTGTAAAGCCCATGCAACAGGTGAGAAGGCCCCGGCTGGGTGGTGAAGACCCCCAGAAGAGGGGCCACGGGGAGGACCGAGGGCTTGCCAGGGGACTGACTTCCCACACCCAAGAGGAGAGGGActccttatcactgagccaacaTCCTCTGGCCTAGCCAGGGCTGCCCACAAGCCTGGGTCCCGTCCAGACCCTTTCCAGCATCATCCTGCTCAGACAGACCGTCATTGCCAAACGGACCAGCACAGCCATCTCCTCCAAGCGTGAACCCATTTCTGTGATCAAAACCTGGCTGTCTTGGCTGATTGAAGGAGAAAAGTGACTAGGATCCTTTACTTTCAAAACTGTGTATGATGGCAGTTCAGCTCTTCTCCgggcttccctctccatctcaGGACGACTGCAGCTCGGCTCATCCGCACCCACTGAGCCCGGCTCCATCCCAGGCTGTCACTAGTAGTATGGCCCAAGCTTCTCGTATCCTAAATAACTAGGCCACTCCGGAAACAGACCGTAGGAACACCGAGGGCTTCCAAACTGGTCAAAGGCTATTTCAAAATCTGGTCCGTTTGGCGGCTGGGCTGTTCCCTGGGTAGACTGCAGCTCCGCCCGGATGATCCTATAGTTTTTGCCTTTGTTGCTATCCCAGTACGTCTGTCCATTGCACTCATAGCACACGGCGAACTCCATCCTCTCGTAAGACTGAATTTTCTCAGGCAAGCTGATGTCAAAGGAGAACGTGTCCTTGTCTGAACCCGCGTACGTGTCCTTCACGTACCAACAGGGAAAGTCTGTGAAGCTCTTCCAGGTGTCAAAGGTCATCCGGACTTTCACCGTCTTCTCGAACGCGAGGTTCTGCACCTTCACGGTGCCTGCAATGGACCTGTCCTTCAGAACGCAGTTCTCCAGGCACACGTGGTCGGTCTGAAGCCGATTTCTGAAGTCCAGGTAGTCCGCTGATGGCTGCGAGAAATCCAGCACAAAACTCTCGCTCTCCGCTGTTGTCAGGCTCACGATGCTGTCCAGGAGCTCGGTGATGTTCAGAGGAATATCTAACGGGTCATCGAACTCGGAGAACACTT
This window contains:
- the PPP1R3B gene encoding protein phosphatase 1 regulatory subunit 3B isoform X2 translates to MAVDIECRYSCMAPSLRRERFAFQIAPKPSKPLRPCIQLSGKNEASGTVAPTVQEKKVKKRVSFADNQGLALTMVKVFSEFDDPLDIPLNITELLDSIVSLTTAESESFVLDFSQPSADYLDFRNRLQTDHVCLENCVLKDRSIAGTVKVQNLAFEKTVKVRMTFDTWKSFTDFPCWYVKDTYAGSDKDTFSFDISLPEKIQSYERMEFAVCYECNGQTYWDSNKGKNYRIIRAELQSTQGTAQPPNGPDFEIAFDQFGSPRCSYGLFPEWPSYLGYEKLGPYY
- the PPP1R3B gene encoding protein phosphatase 1 regulatory subunit 3B isoform X1 produces the protein MRLPAEGAHLSPGPRSCCRRRCPRHPGWDAAAGWRLRTSGLMSCTRVLACSSSPVMAVDIECRYSCMAPSLRRERFAFQIAPKPSKPLRPCIQLSGKNEASGTVAPTVQEKKVKKRVSFADNQGLALTMVKVFSEFDDPLDIPLNITELLDSIVSLTTAESESFVLDFSQPSADYLDFRNRLQTDHVCLENCVLKDRSIAGTVKVQNLAFEKTVKVRMTFDTWKSFTDFPCWYVKDTYAGSDKDTFSFDISLPEKIQSYERMEFAVCYECNGQTYWDSNKGKNYRIIRAELQSTQGTAQPPNGPDFEIAFDQFGSPRCSYGLFPEWPSYLGYEKLGPYY